aggagctcgagatcaaccatattatcgtcttggtcggcttcccctcttgaactgttcgtctcagcgagctgtaagccggaagagagaacctccgcacccaagtccctgaaatgatctccctcgatagtctcggtgccaagaggaggggcgagctcgtattcgcaaagtagctcgtccgaaagttcaagaatctccgagctcgactccgcagccacaagtttgccaaggatatctgtctcctcggccgataaaatcggtttcttccccccaaaatctgcatcaaagcatgagcaagttaaaacaagcactctcggaacaaaggaaagattcgtgagagctcatcttctcttaccaggggtcagtgcgaagctacaattcctaagtagagaaagggaagggcaagacacgaagaaccaactggacttgtaatcgcccacgttggacttcccctttgctttaccctaaggaagggcggccttgtacggagaaGGACGAGCCGCtaggtaatacagcccgtccttggcatttttgaaagaaaataaaaatcttatcagttttggggaagggagaggaagtttgtttataaggaataaaacggccaaagaagtaagttgggcatacgaattcggtgttagttggaagggggcgagcttgacgtcgttcaagagggcgataaggtacggggctattgggaacctaaagccagactcgaggtgttgggggctaatagctatgaaattggctggtgggtaggctgcatgggagctcgatgcagggatgtatactcggcaggtcctggggagacgaaactcctgggcacaagtcatcacctcgtgaagcttggccttggacgagaatctcttgaagaccgcaagatcagcactcccaccagcgatctgatcttgaaccttcagctcggtttcccgagaggtcgggacggcgacctccctgcaccccgagctcacacccccaagattttggccctccataatgagacaatcttcggagctcgaagtgtcgttttctcctacgatataattgcagcgcttttgacctgaatttccacggtgttggtcggacatctacaaaggaaaagagagaacaatcaggtcgcaagtcgcgaaccagacctcaagaaactagaagaaaaaccctaaaacgtcccctaggtcttccaggccgagcgcttcgcaaaaggggtaccgcctagggcggaggggctgcagccgcaagtccggtgttccatgaaaagctaatcctaaggtcattagacccaaaggcccagcaaacgacaaaccgaatcgtgccgtttctccaaaaatgagaacgacatcgatcgacgaagccagagaaaccaccgacggctaaccaacggtggacggcctcataagaagaagaagaaagtcacgacaaacttacctaaaagctgcgcttgacgactgaatggggactcgtaccaagcaccggacgagaacggcagacgtctgaaagcacggcgataacggaggcctcgagagagaaaaaacgagaaagcagggaggcaaaggtttgagggagtttcaaaatagcgtgaaagaagaagcgggtggacactccccactatttatactgacggcctgatccatcccaaccgtcggatcgaatgacgacttatcacatgctccgcatccagcggccgcacaacagcttgtgggtcccacgagtttaatcatgcgcagaaatggggagggggcgcgcattaaatgcgctgccgacaaagcgtgctgcgtggaacgacgagacttaaggtgattggacagaagttggagggatggaagaacagctggcacgcgtcagttcccagcacgaagatcgtgccacgaactggggggcttatgttatatgtatttcccgcatcaccccgcatgggccagactcggtccgatagactggcccaatcacccaaggccaagaaggcccggacgacctcgtcaaggaaggtccaccctccatcaaagatccggaactcgtaaagcgagcgtatggcgagctcccggtaatcccccaacgagctcggagcaatcgactaacgagctcctgaaatatcctccagatcgctggaccatccaggtcgctcgcctaaaacctccagctcgcatgagcggcaaagctgctgagaagtcagaggtagggtccgatcactttatctgtaacagcccatgcccctcgtaatgaggatcccactcccggtcttgcgaaggcggtaagaactatttgtcccccattatacaaacactgtatttttatatattatctagattgtaaaagtccctcaagaaaaatggaaataaagggggccatgaggagcaaggaggaggaagggaagagaataatcagataccgccactctgggagaataatcagatggcggccgtggactaggcatcgttctggccgaaccacgtaaaagattctggtgtacacgcttggaactttggggggggtttcttccttccttctcggtattttttttggattgactcaccgcggcccaaaacgaatcacggtcggccgaaatcaaacgtcgacaacAGTCATTCaccataaattatttaaaatataaaataaaaatagacatgagattattatttttgttgttaagTCATTGATCTGATTATATGAATTGGTTATTCTAGTAcatacataagaaataaataataatgttaaaaattaatacataaataaaatgatttttgaatattttataattataatttttttcatactaTAAAATTCAAGATTGATCTAAAATACCAATTTCATTTATTGATGGTACCATTGATTATATGATAAgtaatttgttaaataatttaatttgagtagTGGTGTACAAAtctcatttaataaataataatagtccactagttaaaaaaaaaatctacaagCCCAAGGCCAAAAATTCCTGTCCCAATTTGACATCCAAATGGGAATCCAAACAGGAATCCCAATATTGGGGCAGAGAGGCCGCCTTTTACTCCTCAAATTGCTACTTCGCCTCTCCCGCTCCTCACGCTGCCCTCTGCCTGAAAAGATcgtttttttatttccatatttaattttttttttttgggggtttGGACAGTTCACTCCAGATCTATAACAAGCAATTCAATTCCGCTTTATtgatttactattttttttttttttggttggtcAAGGGTGACTTTGATACCCCTGATTGTGACTGTCTACACTTTACCTTACCACCTCCAATTCTGGGTCCTTGTTCAAGTGACCAATCATTGAACATAAAATCTGGGTGTCGGGCATCCGAGtttttgatctctctctctcaattcttcacTGCATCCTTGTTGCTTAGGGATTAGAATCAACATCTTTGAGTGTGtatgtacgtatatatatatatatatatatttgtgtgtgtgcgcAAGTATGCATAATCAAATTCTTTTGGAGCATCTCTGAGAGTGGTGTTTTCTGGGTCCAGGGTCTTTCAAACTTGTTGTTTTCTGACCTAAATCTTGATTTTCTGACCAGGGTTTCTtggcctttttcttttatttgttgtattgaaGAGGGTTAGCTTCGGTTCTACTCCACCGTGTTAATGATGCTGTGTATCTGAAGAAAAGGGTTTGCTTGTGACTGAATCTGGCCGTACTGTACAGACATCTGAGAGAGGAAATGGGTCTTTCTGAGGATGTGGCATTGGCTCCATTTTTATCTTGTTTTAGGGTTTGAGTTGAAGAGATTTGGGttgaatttatttgttttctttctcgGAAAGTGGTGTTATTTTCCGGGGATCAAACTTGGAATTCCTCCACAAGGGTGATTGTGTTGTGTCAGTTGGCCTGGATTTTAGCCCAGAGATGCTCATTTCTACAGAGAAAGAGGAACAGATCTTATCGCCTCTAGAAATTGGAAGAGTGTATCTGAAAGAAGAATCACCTTTGGGCTTAAATCCAGACTCCGAAATGCAGGAGTCTCCGCAGGTTCCTGCTATTTCCACCCATGTAAATGTGGTTCCCGAGCACGAAAAGATTGAGTTGGAGAAGACGGTATCGAATCTAGAAGGTAATTTTTATGGCTATTGATACTTAATCTGGTTTGGTGCTAAATATTcatgattggaaagtgtttGTTGATTTGATTATGTAGGACAAATTATGGGGTTGAGGTTGAAGCAGAGGTCATTGGACGAAAAACGAAGAGAAGCATTGAATAAGATCTTAGACACCAAAGGTAAAATGCATGATAGTATGAATGATCAAGCTTCTGTTTGAACTGCTAATCAAAATTGATTCTAATTTATAGGCTGCATTAGAGTGTTTTGTCGGATTCGACCATTGCTATCAACCAAGCGGAGAATTCCGAAACCTATTGTGGTTGGGCTTGGATCAGAAAAGATTGTAATTGGATCGGCTGGAAGTAGGAAAGAATTTGGATTTGATAAAGTGTTTTCTCAGGAAGCAACCCAAGGTTGGCATGTGGATATTAAGTGTTTCTTGCATATGCTTTGTGGTCTTGTCTTCTCTCATCCTTCCCCAGTTGTTTTAATAGGTTTATACTGCATTAATATTCTGCAGAAGAAGTTTTTCTTGAGGTTGCACCAATCCTCAGATCGGCACTAGATGGGCACAATGTATGCATATTAGCTTATGGACAAACAGGGACTGGCAAGACATTCACAATGGTCAGTATGAGATGTGTAGATGCTATTTTTCTTGCACTCATCTTGTTGAGAAATCTGATGTTTGTATTTGTTCttgtggatgatttttcagGATGGGACCAATGATTCTCCGGGGATTGTTCTTAGAGCTCTTAAGGAGCTGTTTCGCCAAGCCTCGTTGGATGCCTCTGCTTCATTTACTTTTACGATTAGCATGTTAGAAGTTTACTTGGGTAATCTAAGAGATTTACTGGCTCCAAAATCATCCTCCTGTAGAACATATGGAGCTGTTTCAAAATGGTAAGTAGTCTGTTGCCCCATGTCCGCTTGCACACGCGCATGCACACACAGATCACTGCAGTTTGGCTGACTCTTGTGTAGCCATCTCAATGTTCAAACAGATCTGAAGGGATTCATAGAGATTGAAGGTCTGACAGAGGTGGAGACCTCTAATTTCTCAAAAGCAAGTTGCTGGTACACCAGGGGTAGGCGGGTCAGATCTACTTCATGGACTAGTGTCAATGAGGCATCTAGTAGATCACATTGGTGGGTTCTTGgttgatttaaaaaatttccCTTTTTAGATGAATTGATTGGACTTACATTATCTGTCTAGTTACGTATGTCTAGCTTGACAAGGATCAACATTTTTCGACGCGAGGAAGCTTCAGGAGGATATGCAGAAGCAAGCAAATTGTGGATGGTTGATCTTGGAGGAAGTGAACGATTGTTGAAAACGGGAGCCACTGGCCAAACACTCAATGAGGGAAGGGCCATAAATCTTTCTCTTTCGGCACTTGGTGATGTAATTGCTGCCCTAAGACGAAAACGAGGTCATGTT
This window of the Diospyros lotus cultivar Yz01 chromosome 5, ASM1463336v1, whole genome shotgun sequence genome carries:
- the LOC127801493 gene encoding kinesin-like protein KIN-14U, which gives rise to MLISTEKEEQILSPLEIGRVYLKEESPLGLNPDSEMQESPQVPAISTHVNVVPEHEKIELEKTVSNLEGQIMGLRLKQRSLDEKRREALNKILDTKGCIRVFCRIRPLLSTKRRIPKPIVVGLGSEKIVIGSAGSRKEFGFDKVFSQEATQEEVFLEVAPILRSALDGHNVCILAYGQTGTGKTFTMDGTNDSPGIVLRALKELFRQASLDASASFTFTISMLEVYLGNLRDLLAPKSSSCRTYGAVSKCHLNVQTDLKGFIEIEGLTEVETSNFSKASCWYTRGRRVRSTSWTSVNEASSRSHCLTRINIFRREEASGGYAEASKLWMVDLGGSERLLKTGATGQTLNEGRAINLSLSALGDVIAALRRKRGHVPYRNSKLTQILKDSLGDGSKVLMLVHVSQCEEDAGETTCSLAFAQRARGIESSRELGEDLKKQKEKRIAELEEEMRNAEEEYQKVSNQIQKAEFLLSENKRLFSAMYEVVQEEGKTPTSVVEGSREVLETPRTSEKVTKEKATASVPRFMSSTTASRQRQHAAERDIDARSRLLRSGARRSVQTSASQSLSYTDPHFRALLLKSNEKSHHGETKTPLSDSTKCNLSDSNPSTILRAKMISSLDPNLKITLTRHRRRMSDLS